The following proteins are encoded in a genomic region of Entelurus aequoreus isolate RoL-2023_Sb linkage group LG01, RoL_Eaeq_v1.1, whole genome shotgun sequence:
- the tomm34 gene encoding mitochondrial import receptor subunit TOM34, producing MTQKTKMKSWSELKQTGNDRFKAGQYGEATHFYSLAIIQLNKHNPNNVEDLSVLHSNRAASYLKDGNCTECLKDCNTSLELVPFNLKSLLRRAAASEAQERYRCAYVDYKTALQIDANIAAAHDGTNRMTKALTEADGPTWREKLPSIPTVPLAVREKLRRQPAGTAQHNGAAQSHKPAPGEKDVRQGQCLKEEGNVLVKRGEHAKAVDKYTQSLRHDPAQVATFTNRALCFLSLGQFKDAVRDCDEALMIDRTNVKALYRRAQAHKELKDVKACKNDLHKLLEVEPKNVAAVKLLQEVQKRK from the exons ATGACCCAGAAAACAAAAATGAAGTCTTGGTCGGAGCTGAAACAAACCGGCAATGATCGTTTCAAGGCGGGCCAATACGGAGAGGCAACTCACTTCTACAGCCTAGCCATCATCCAGCTGAACAAACACA ATCCAAATAACGTGGAGGATCTGAGTGTCTTGCATTCGAACCGCGCTGCCAGCTACCTCAAAGACGGAAACTGCACTGAATGCTTGAAAGACTGCAACAC TTCGCTGGAGTTGGTCCCGTTTAACCTCAAGTCCTTGCTCCGTCGGGCCGCCGCCTCCGAGGCGCAAGAGCGCTACAGGTGCGCGTACGTTGACTACAAGACCGCCCTGCAGATCGACGCCAACATAGCCGCCGCCCACGACGGCACCAACAG GATGACCAAAGCCCTAACAGAGGCCGACGGCCCGACATGGAGAGAGAAGCTTCCTTCCATCCCGACCGTCCCCCTGGCTGTCCGAGAGAAGCTGAGACGGCAACCTGCTGGCACGGCGCAACATAACGGTGCCGCACAAAGCCACAAACCTG CTCCCGGCGAAAAGGACGTGCGGCAAGGTCAATGCCTCAAGGAGGAAGGCAACGTCCTCGTCAAGAGAGGTGAACACGCCAAGGCCGTGGACAAGTACACGCAGAGCCTCCGACATGACCCAGCCCAGGTTGCCACCTTCACTAACCG GGCGTTGTGCTTCTTGTCGCTGGGGCAGTTCAAGGACGCCGTTCGAGACTGTGACGAGGCGCTGATGATTGACCGCACCAATGTTAAGGCACTGTATCGGAGGGCACAGGCTCACAAGGAGCTCAAG GATGTGAAAGCATGCAAAAACGACCTCCACAAACTCCTTGAAGTGGAGCCGAAGAACGTTGCAGCTGTCAAACTGCTGCAGGAAGTGCAGAAGAGGAAGTGA